In Montipora capricornis isolate CH-2021 chromosome 4, ASM3666992v2, whole genome shotgun sequence, the DNA window TACCCCAGGGTCGGATCTCAAATGGATGGAACAtcccaatttttttcacaatATTGAATGCACCATGGATGCAAGAACATTGTTTATTAtcgatcgtttttttttttttggttcccATTAATGTGTTAAGTCGGGGCCGCAGTCAAAACGAGGAAAATTAAATTGTGCTTGCCCAGCCTGGGTAATTATAAATAAACTGCGATTATGACAAACGCATGTTACTGAAAACATATTCTGAACTTCTATACATAAGTTTTAATTGCGGAAGTCTCATATACTCGGCTGtcaaaaaacaacttttgtgtGTCAATTTTATTAACACGACCTGTACGATGTCCATCACAACAACAATTAAAGCATAATTTATATGATCATCCCGAGAATAAATTTTAAACCAGGTAAGAGGACTTGAATATGAGATTTAAACTTGTCCTAACGCAAATATAAGCCTTAATATAAGCTTAGATCTGTGTAGAACTTAAGCTTATGATTAAGCATTATAATACTCACTGAAAAGCTCCCCATAGCAACGATGCTACCATGTAGTATATGAGGAAAAACAGTGGAATTGCGACACAGAGATTGCAGCAGATAACCTGAAAATGTCACCAAAGATTTAATAAGTGAGCTCCTTGCGCTAGATAGCTCGAAATGTTTAGTCTGCTATAGAACAGCTGATCTTACACGAGTGTCCTCCGCCATGTTTACAATGATCAAGTGAGCGTGCGAAGAACTGTGGGAAGGAATGCCACAtgtggagttttttttttttttgtttttttgtctcatctataattcaaactcacattttTTTCCAGATCAAGCTTTGAGACCTTTGAGCTACACCAAATTTTTTCCTTATAAAAGAGAAATGCCGACAGCTATTTGCTGAATGCTTAATTCACCTATCTTTTTTGCACATGTAAAGTTAGGAAGAAGAAACAATAACTTCTACGAATTGACCCTATAGCCATTTGAAAGCCGGagaaaatttgtaaatttctcaaTAGTATTCGATTCATTTACTCCCATTGACGACCAAATTATTTTTCCTATCTTGATTAATTAATGGACTGCTACCACAATGGGATACTGACAATGAGCACACATAAAACCAGAACAGAGAGGACTTTAGTACCGTGAATTATCATATAGTTGAAAAGGTCCTTTATACAAAGCATTAGTATTTGATCTCTCACTTCGACGGGGGAAGACAGTGCTTTGGCAGAGTAGTATGCTTTTAATTTgcttttgatttaatttaatCTTCAAGTTTAGTTGAAAGCTTCAAAACTTGACGTTAGTTTTCCCATTTTCCCGCAGTTAGCCATGAAACTTTACGTATACGTTTCAAAAAAGTTAAGGGGCATGTGTGAAACACAAATAGAAATCATTTAGTCTTGAACGTTTCATATTAAAGTTCccgttatgttttttttttttttgttatggtttttttttgtttacaattattttcattttgcgTTGACTGTGTTGTGATTTAGTTCTGGCCATTTTAACTTTTCACACAGTCGGTTAGAATTGACTTAAATTTTATCTCATTTCGGCATTGATACTGGTTTATATTTTGATAATGAAGACAAAGAGGCCGGCACGAAAACTGTTCGTCCCATATACGCCCATGAaaagaattcaaaattaaactgaacaatgaaagtagtaAACACGAACTCTGCTTGGGCCTCGCGAGTTGACCTTTCGCAAGAGAACAAATCGTCAAGATTTGCAGCAAACTCTTTGTGACCGGGGGCACGTTGTAGTAAAAGTGACGCAATCTAGAGCCCTGGGTACTCAATGAATGTATTCTACAACTGTCGACTCACTGAACCCATCTCTCACCGCAACCTTGGACAGATAAGTAATAGTCTTGGATAACATCGCtttcttaaccaatcagaagaaagATAAACGAGGCCGGCTCGCAGTGACGCATTGCCGCCTTGAAGGATCGGTTTGGTTAACTTGGCCTTTTATTCATGTGGAATTGAGTGAGTTTTTCCCAAGGTCTGGTGAAAGGCACCGTGTATTTCTTCCCGTTCAGAGCTGTTCAACTAAAATGGGACCTCCCTTTAGTGGGACTTAAGTGAAATGCTAACTGCGGTGGTAATTGTCCAACTGGGTTTCTTGGCCGGATCTCTGGCAGGAACGGGGCTTCGTTTCTCAAAAGATCCAACAGCGTTTGCTGTTTTCAGAAGATGGAACGCGAAAACCAATGGCACGTTAAAGTTTCACTTTAGAACACACAGCGAAAACGGATTGTTACTTTACCAGGACGATCGTGGCCAGTGTCAATATATTTATCTCTCCTTGGCCGATGGAAGACTCAGAATGCGACTGAAAATGGGCAACTGCGAATACACACAAACTCTCTTAGTTGGTCATAAGCTCGCTGACGGAAAGTGGCACAAAGTCACAGTTCAAAGGAATTATAGCACGACCAAATTGACCTTGGATGGGGAGATTGAGAACATCACCCAGTATATTGGTTCAGGAAGATATCTTGGCGTTGAAAGTGATTTGCGTGTCGGTGGCGTTCCGTGGTACACACCGTTCAACGACTTTTCGTTTCCTGCTATAGTTTATGAAAGTACTAATTTCAACAGGTAAGAATTCGGCGTTGCAACCCACgcattaaaagttttttttttctgtgtgtgCGTGTAACTCTCGTGGATGTCTTGATTTTCGGTTCTCGATCAGTGGTGGCAGTTGCGCTTTAAAAATCTTCCTCgtttctctttcctttcgtTGTTTGACCATTATTTAGATAAATACGACAATTGTTTCAATCGAGCGCTAAGAATAAATTACCGTTTTTCAAATAACAGCTGCAAGACAACATTCTGGAACTGAAAATGCAGTtaaatcaattattttttagttctctttcttcCCATTCATCCTCCACCGTTAGTTAATCTCAATGATGGTTTTATTATCACCAAACTACGTGCCAAATTCACTTCGTTTCAGTCTCGGCAAGCAAGCCTGACTTTGGCGCTACTATTCGCCTTTTGGAGTAGAATTCAACATTTTGGCCTCTCAGAAAGAGATAATAGATTTATTCTGCAGGAAAATacacataaattatttatttttggaaagGAAATCCAGCCTTCTGTATTAATAATACATTGATCTACTGTGAGGCTTGCCCGTTGAATAAAATTAGCTGACTATAGCTAGATGATCGCTGCAAATAAGGGATGAAACACtcaaaataacattttattattgttattgtcattatcattagtattattattattgttactattgttaaggttatttttatttattatcattatttgctattaatattattttgataaaTTGTATTGCTTCTGTTGTAAATCGGGTCCCTTGTTTTCGATACTACGGAGGCTTTGTATAGCTGCGTTTGGATCCTTTGAACTAAAGCCTCTCTTTCAAAGAGAGGCCAACTTGATCGATTCATTTggactcgttttgaaaaagAGGCTTAAGTCATATCGTTATTGAGGTTCAGTTTGATAGTCAAATATTGGTGGGAGGTTTAAGGAGACTTATGTTTGAATTCTTCTGCTTAAGGATTCatcgaaaaaagaaaatacaaactCATTTTACCGTCGGGAGTCTTGTCTAATGGAAAACATGCCTCAAATCAACTGTTATAATCAAAACTTCGCCACAAAACGAAATTCTGCTCACCTTTAGTCAGAGGCCCAGAATGGAACAGATCATAAAACAAAGGATTTTTATGTTAATACTCCTACAATTTTTGGacgaatgaaaaaaataaaaccgcTGTTTAAAAGCTTTCGTTAAGTGAGGTGTCTTTTTCACAGCGAATCCAGAGCGTATCTCTATTGAACGAAACATTTTGACCCAGCCACGTTTTGGTAAAAGGGATGAGAAGTGAACTCGAAAACGCTGTCTTTGACTAAGTACATTTTTACTACTTTTATTTAGATTTGTGGGCTGTATCAGTGGCATTATGTATAACAATGGGCGAGGACCTTTGCGGGAAGCAGTCCTTATGAACACTTCCGGAACAGATCCAGATTGCCTGGACCCTTGCTCTCAAAGTGACCATTGCATGAATGGAGGCATTTGTCGCGATACTGTCAGCGAAGTCTGGTGCGACTGCAAGGGAACTGGGTACGAAGGACCCAACTGCACTGAAGGTAGGTACCAGTCTACTAGCTGTAGAGTTtgtaaccattttttttttctcattgcgCGAGCGGGCGGAATTCTGCGTTGTGAATCctacaatctgattggctctgggagcgGGCGGaagtttttgtttcgtttccgcagaaacgaaacgtatctattttgacttcagggtgaactatttacacagtgaggtagagtggccaatcaaaacagagtttgtaattaaaaatcgAAACATCTATGAGTTGTAagaacaaacttgtgaacacgtgaaCTTGAagtatcgcaaatcataatgctgacaaacacaaaagcgaaggaaatgggtcACAAATATCTGAATGATTCTGGGTTCGATTAACGCGATCTATTGTTGAcaaatccaaagctatctctctgcgtgttaatgagtaatgtaaacaatctttgcATTGGTGAGTCGTAGTAATATattgggttaaccaggaaccagttattttaaagcaagTACCGGTAACTGCCTAGTTTTTATGTAACACAAGCAATGGAAGATTCACGCAAAACGGAATTTAAAATCTAATGCAGTagcatttgaaggtaaaattgGTATTTCAGTGTATactttatgcttcgatgtaATGCGCAAATAAACAAGTAACTGTtgttctctttaatggttaatattccttgacaggcttctcaccgTTCAGATTTCtggagagtttcaatagacgaagcgaaGTAAATATAACAGACCGTGTGGCCCAcgctacagtattttatcttttctcctgcccttaccattccggaaacgaaacatcttttcctttcttgaaataatttcttgttCTACTCTCTTATCGATACCAAATTGATCCAAAATGGACTCATTTCCTGTGATTAGATTTGATTTGCAGACTCCAAAATAAGTGGGGCAGTTGTGCTAGGCTTCATCTGACATTAGCTTGATCCGAACCTTACATGAAGGGGTAATTGTCGCTTACTTTAAGTCAATTTTTCCGCGTCAGCTAGCCGCGTGGTCCAGTTCAGAAAACTAGTTTTCTATTTGTGACATTAAATAAAAGTCCAATTTACTTGTTGTAAATGCAACGTTTTTTATACACTTTTTGCAGAGTCTGCGTCAGTTTGGTTAAACGGAACAGGTTATATCGTTTTTCACATGGATCAAGCGGAAGAGAAATCACATTCCAACCTAAGTTATGTAGCGTTTGGCTTACGAACTATCAAAACTCAGAATGGAATTATTTTGAGTCTTCAGTCGCGGTCCGTCAGTGATTTTCTACTCATAGAAATGGTCAATGGAAAGATGCGGGTAGAAATTGATTTAGGTCAAGGTAAGTACAGAATTTGATACTTAAACCTCCGCGACGTAATAATCCAGCAACGTTGGCCATATACTGCTATCATGGATATCGAGATAAGGATTTCTCTCTGCAAAATATCGATACTCGCTAAATATATCGATTATTTAATTACATGCCTTTCGAGACAGCTAAAAATGAAGGCGGATTCATTTGAGCCGTTTCTGCCAAGAGCTTATCAATAGAAGTGAACAACTTGTACCCCCACTAGAGAATTCGTTTTCTAAGACCTGTTTTGTCCCCTCGATTAATGGCTTCAGTGCTTTTTCTCGCTTAATTTATGCGTATGTGAGGTAGATGGAAAAACTGTGCCTTGATTGGCTAAatcctggttttcactagcgacgctcaagggcaagcacaagcataaatAGCTTATATATACTAGTGAAAACGAAAAATCAACCACggaatccgccattttgtacAAATGCTCAGACGCAAGGAAATCTGGAACAAGTGCTTTGGTAGACCGAATCGGTTATTCctatgggaataaaacgttttgttccaggtatttccatatcatttaaacatgaatgctacattatcaaacaaatacaatacacaaagaatcgtaatcccgggagatttgaattgggtacaacattgagtcagcCAATTAGGTATATTGGCCAGACGAAGCCAATTTCTTTGTGCTTATgttgtgtttcgttttcacacgacgcaagtgAACGCAAGCACAAGGCTAAAGCCTGATTTTtgctagcgacgcaagcacaacgcaagcacaagcagcTTATGccagtgaaaacgaacgtcggcataagcatcaaaatcggccacggcatccgccattttgttcaaatgctcagacgcagggaatctggaacgagtgcttttaattggccagacgcaacaaatttccttgtgcttgtgctgcgtttcgttttcacacgacgcgaGCGAACGCAAGTAtaaacgcaagcacaaggaaaaggaaaaattttgttttttgtgcttgtgcttgtgcttatgcttgtatcaaccccgttttcacggtgaaatgaGTGCTCTTATGATTGCTCTTGTGAGTGTGTCGCtattgaaaaccaggcttaaaagGTTAAAGCTAGAGAGTCGCTGTCGCTGTCGCCATGTCGCTACGGCTTAGCGATCAGATTGCCAATCTACTATGGCATGTCGCTACGTCGTTAAAGGGCATCGCAACCCAAGCTCCCGCCTAATAATCTGTACTGTCTACAATGGTAATTCAAGGTCATTAATGTAGCTTGTCTACATTATTAATCAAAGAGTGAGAGGACTGTTGCTTGAAGCCAGAGTGAAatgctggatcgaggagaaaacgACGTCAAAGACTCCGCTTGTTCAAGAATGGAATGCGTGCGTTCGCTTATCGAAGGACGAGGACGACCAAGAGgacgagttttccgtactgagcatgcgcgtAAGGTTTGGAGGTCGAAGTGCGGaacagaacggaaaactcgtattCGTAGTCgtgtcctccgatctaaaggtccctaattaCCTGATGTGGCAACATCACAGTAAAACACGAATAATACACGTCAAAAACATTCTTTAAAGAAAAGATGTTGAACAATCGTATCTAACATGGAAATGCTATATGCTCTAATATAGTAGAACTTCTAATTCGTAGAGCATTTCTGGCTTACCTTTAAACGCAAATAACACAAAACCGAACAACGCATAACCAAAATTATGTCTGTTGATATGGTATGGTATACTTCATCTAAATCCAAAAGacacgctagccccaacaacattaaggacggtgcctactaattcaaagatatttttgcgcggtttactgactatgcgggaaaagcagatattaacaagtgttattgaaatccaaaaagaaaattgggggtaaccacgcatttttcgaagataattaatcaacaatatttgtaaaaagctttaaaatacaaagcaatgtatggcgttcttttccaaattcaagcgtaattatctctgaaaaatgcgaggttacccccaattttctttttggataccaagaacacttgctaagttctgctttctccacatagttttgaaccgcgcaaaaatatccctgtattaataagcactgctgataggaaatccgagtatctcgagatgcgcagaacgtatgcgcaataacaatagtattcACCGTCCTTAAACGTGGTTTCCATGCAGGGCACGTCTTTCCAAATATATCGTATAAAAATGTAGgtttatacatgtaaatatgtgTATATTAAAAAAGCGACTACAAGATAACATATATGGATAAAACTACTTGCATCTGCTTAAAGAAGTTAAGTCTAAAAATACTACAAGCAAGAGTAAAGCTAATGGTAAGgaagttaatttttaattttaaccctTAAAAAGCCCGGCTTATACTATACTacctaaaatggcagccattcgATCTTGAGGCGCAAGACTAAATGAATGAATGTAATCCATTCCCCAGGGGGGTTCGTCCTGCAATCAGGGGTTCATGTTAACGACGGACAGTGGTACTTGGTGGAGTTTAGAAGAAGCGGCCGATCGGTCACATTGAATATCGATGGGAGAATTTCCGACGACGGATATTTaacgggcaaatcttttcaactAAATGTTGCGGATTCCGATCCTAAGTTGTACCTGGGCGGCGGACCAAGGAATGTCTTCGGAAAATCGcaatcaaaattgaacttaaCTGGGCAGATAAGGGAGCTTTACTTCAGGAATATGAAGATTTTGGACTACGTCGTTCCTGTGGTAGCAGACAAGCGATTTGAAATATTTGGCACTGTGATCGATGGGTCAGAGATACCCGAGACAAGTGGGTCGGGATGCGATCCATTCAGTGATGATGAAGAGTTGGATTGTGTGgaatttaaaacaaatgagAGACCTACAGGTAAGTCGCAAAAGTACGCATGCGCATTCCTGATTATCTAAAGCATGCAGCGAGTGTGTAACTGAGAACCAGTGAAATAAAACGATACCGCTCTCCCCTATCAAGACTTCTCGCGAGTTCTtggaaaagaaaaggcttgGAAAGGGCGTTGGCCAATAGCTTTTACTTTAACTTAAGGTAAAATGTGCAACTGGATAAAGAAAATCAAGGTCTTGTTCTAAAAGGATGAAACATCCATGGTTGGTTAAAGTTTTGTGTTcttattgagaaaaaaaaatgcgtttTCCTTTGATTTACTTGATCACATTTCCAATCGGCATAAAAGGTGAAAACCTTAAAAACATCGGTAGCGACAATTAACAAAAGCTGTCTTCTTTAACTTATACGAACGGATAAGTCTACATTTGAAGGAAAGGTGTGTTTTAACCGAAAATGGTCGTAAGAGTGTTCTGTTGGCAATTTCAAATGCTTCAACCTTTAAGTGCCTATGACcccaacacacttttccactttatttattcttcgAAATCGTCCCGAATACATCGTCGTGTTGTTTTTTGGAACCTTTTTATTagaatttcacttttttggctttgaaagacgggaaaagcgGTCATACTTTGATCTATCACctagcaatgaaggggaatgggctCGATACCGGGTTAACGTCACAAATTATATTCAAAGAACTGGAgcgtttttcaattgagtgtcgaaagtaattagcgaattgcttt includes these proteins:
- the LOC138044406 gene encoding neurexin-3-like encodes the protein MLTAVVIVQLGFLAGSLAGTGLRFSKDPTAFAVFRRWNAKTNGTLKFHFRTHSENGLLLYQDDRGQCQYIYLSLADGRLRMRLKMGNCEYTQTLLVGHKLADGKWHKVTVQRNYSTTKLTLDGEIENITQYIGSGRYLGVESDLRVGGVPWYTPFNDFSFPAIVYESTNFNRFVGCISGIMYNNGRGPLREAVLMNTSGTDPDCLDPCSQSDHCMNGGICRDTVSEVWCDCKGTGYEGPNCTEESASVWLNGTGYIVFHMDQAEEKSHSNLSYVAFGLRTIKTQNGIILSLQSRSVSDFLLIEMVNGKMRVEIDLGQGGFVLQSGVHVNDGQWYLVEFRRSGRSVTLNIDGRISDDGYLTGKSFQLNVADSDPKLYLGGGPRNVFGKSQSKLNLTGQIRELYFRNMKILDYVVPVVADKRFEIFGTVIDGSEIPETSGSGCDPFSDDEELDCVEFKTNERPTDEIISSSSTSEPTSAPGPDPADTQSHSSLPQVVPFWIISVLVVASVIAIVLTIFFLYRWNSRYSGSFKPEPSSSSTELPKLNSKPRIYVSAHEEKA